TTGCTGGCCATTTGGTTTATATATTAAAGAATAACAGCTCAAATTCTAATGTAGAATGGAATTTAAAGAACGAAGCGGGCCGCAGGATTGCATCCGGAATGTACATAGCACATATAGAAGTGCCTGGGGTAGGAGAAAAAGTTGTTAAGTTCGCAGTTGTTCAGGGTCAGGATTAAATTAGTAATACCCGGCAAAGCCAGAAAGAAAGGGTTAATCATGAAAACATTAAGAGTTTTATTATCCATCTCTATTTTTGCAATTATACTTAGTGCCGGCCATAATGAAGACAATAAAAAGTCTAAACTGAGTAAGGTTACCGTAACCGGAGAAACAGCCCGTATGGATATAAACAATATTGACCTGGCTTTAACCAACGATGGGCAAACCGGTAATGATGCCGATTCCTTTTACCCCAAAGGAACTGACCTGTCCTTTTTATTTTCAGGTGGTGTTTGTTTTTCAGGTTATGTAGAAGGTGACTTGCGCACAGCCTGGATGGCACCTGCTTCCAGAATTCAGGAAATGCAACCCGGCAATTTAGGAAGTGATCCGGATGCACTCGAATACGTTTTTTATACCGTAAATAGTTCGGACAGCTTTGGCAGTGATAACTATAATAAATGGGCCGATGCGGTTGCAATTGGTGCAGACTTTTTTGATGCGGATGGAGATGGAGAATACGATCCAAATATAGATACTCCGGATATTCTTGGCGACCGTACATTATGGTGTGTTTATAATGATAGTGTACCTGCCACTAGCAGGGACATGTTAAATACTGGGGCTTTAGGCCTTGAGGTGAGACAGTCAATTTGGGCATTTGAAAAAAGTGATGCCCTGGGGGATGTTGTGTTTATTCGTTATAGAGTTGTAAATGCCTCGGAAAATGATATTGATGATTTGATCATTTCCGGATGGACAGACCCTGATATAGGTAATGCTACTGATGATTTAATTGGCTGTGATACAACTTTAAATTTGGGCTACATTTATAATTTTCAGGATGACAATGAATATGGTGCAAACCCACCGGCTTTTGGTATTGATTTTATTCAGGGGCCAATTGTGGATTCACCTGGCGATACAGCTTTCCATATTAATGGATTGTTGATGGGAACTGATACGATATTGAATCACAAAAATTTAGGAATGACTTCCTTTATGTATATGACATCATGGGGTGGCGTTATTACCTATCCGGCAACTAAAGAGATTGCACGGTACTATCAAGAAGGCGGTCTTGATGCAGAAGGCGAACCAATTATTGCATCAGATTGGGGGATTGGTGGAGACTCACATAGTGATGTGCGCTACTTTTTCTCCGGTGATCCCGTCACTCAAACTGGTTGGTTAGATAATACACCACAAGATATAAGATTTTTGATAAACAGCGGCCCGTTTCAATTGAAAGCCGGTGAGAGACAAGATATTATTATAGCATATATTGTAACTCAGGGAAGTAGCGCATTAAATAGTGTAACAAAATTAAAAGCAACATCTCTTTTTCTAAATGATTTATTCCCTTTTAAGGATCCTGTTACTGGATTAAATGATGAATTTGAGGATAAAAAAATTCCAATTTCTTTTCAGTTAGAACAAAACCGTCCCAACCCATTTAATCCACAAACGGTTATCCGCTATGAATTGCCTGTAAACAGCAAAATTAACATAACAGTTTATGGTGCCTTGGGACGTAAAGTAAAAACTTTGATTAACCGACGGCAAACGGCTGGTTCACACCAGGTTGTTTTTAATGGGGCGAACATGGCCAGCGGTGTTTATTATTACAGGCTCCAAGCTGAGAATTTTGTGGATACATACAAAATGCTTTTAATTAAGTAGTCTCAAATGTTTTTGATGTTTTGGCTTTAATGAAAGGGTTCTGATAGAAAATCGTTTATATTAAGCCTTCCTGGTTAAATCTGGAAGGCTTTTTTTATTTATTTTATCCAACGAATTATTTCCGGTAATGTAGGCCTCTTTCCATACATCAAAATTCCAATCCGGAAAATCTTTGCACTAAGCCAAATCATTAAAATTATGCTCAGCACTAAAATACCTACTGAACTCCAGATTTCTAGTAATGAAGGTTCTGCGAGGT
The genomic region above belongs to Calditrichota bacterium and contains:
- a CDS encoding T9SS type A sorting domain-containing protein, producing MKTLRVLLSISIFAIILSAGHNEDNKKSKLSKVTVTGETARMDINNIDLALTNDGQTGNDADSFYPKGTDLSFLFSGGVCFSGYVEGDLRTAWMAPASRIQEMQPGNLGSDPDALEYVFYTVNSSDSFGSDNYNKWADAVAIGADFFDADGDGEYDPNIDTPDILGDRTLWCVYNDSVPATSRDMLNTGALGLEVRQSIWAFEKSDALGDVVFIRYRVVNASENDIDDLIISGWTDPDIGNATDDLIGCDTTLNLGYIYNFQDDNEYGANPPAFGIDFIQGPIVDSPGDTAFHINGLLMGTDTILNHKNLGMTSFMYMTSWGGVITYPATKEIARYYQEGGLDAEGEPIIASDWGIGGDSHSDVRYFFSGDPVTQTGWLDNTPQDIRFLINSGPFQLKAGERQDIIIAYIVTQGSSALNSVTKLKATSLFLNDLFPFKDPVTGLNDEFEDKKIPISFQLEQNRPNPFNPQTVIRYELPVNSKINITVYGALGRKVKTLINRRQTAGSHQVVFNGANMASGVYYYRLQAENFVDTYKMLLIK